A genomic region of Janthinobacterium lividum contains the following coding sequences:
- the ahpC gene encoding alkyl hydroperoxide reductase subunit C: MSLINTQVKPFKATAFHNGKFVDLTEASLKGKWSVFVFYPADFTFVCPTELEDLADHHAEFQKLGVDVYGISTDSHFAHKAWHDTSDAIKKVQYALIGDPTGTLSRNFEVMIEEEGMALRGTFVINPDGFIKVLEVHDNGIGRDASELLRKVKAAQYVAAHPGEVCPAKWTEGAATLTPSLDLVGKI; this comes from the coding sequence ATGTCGCTCATCAATACCCAAGTTAAACCATTCAAGGCAACCGCATTCCACAATGGCAAATTCGTCGACCTGACGGAAGCGTCGCTGAAAGGCAAGTGGTCGGTATTCGTGTTCTACCCAGCCGACTTCACCTTCGTTTGCCCAACCGAACTGGAAGATCTGGCCGATCACCACGCTGAATTCCAGAAGCTGGGCGTCGATGTCTACGGCATCTCGACCGATTCGCATTTCGCGCACAAAGCATGGCACGACACCTCGGACGCGATCAAGAAAGTGCAATACGCACTGATCGGCGACCCAACGGGTACCCTGTCGCGCAACTTCGAAGTCATGATCGAAGAAGAAGGCATGGCACTGCGCGGTACCTTCGTCATCAACCCGGACGGTTTCATCAAAGTACTGGAAGTGCATGACAACGGCATCGGCCGTGACGCATCGGAACTGTTGCGCAAAGTTAAGGCAGCTCAATACGTTGCCGCTCACCCAGGCGAAGTTTGCCCAGCCAAATGGACGGAAGGCGCAGCAACCCTGACCCCATCGCTGGACCTGGTTGGCAAGATCTAA
- a CDS encoding DUF3597 domain-containing protein, whose product MGIFSNIYNKIFHHSSDAAPAATPAAATTAPAAAPAAAPAPAAPAAAVPVVDVEVVLVDLASKNAEKLNWRTSIVDLMKLLQLDSSLASRKELAQELHFTGDTNDSASMNIWLHRQVMIKLAENGGKVPDELKN is encoded by the coding sequence ATGGGCATTTTCAGCAATATCTACAACAAGATCTTCCACCATTCGTCCGACGCTGCCCCGGCAGCCACGCCGGCCGCCGCCACGACAGCACCTGCCGCAGCACCGGCGGCCGCACCTGCACCTGCTGCACCAGCGGCTGCCGTGCCCGTGGTGGACGTGGAAGTGGTGCTGGTCGACCTGGCCAGCAAGAACGCGGAAAAACTCAATTGGCGCACGTCCATCGTCGACCTGATGAAACTGCTTCAACTCGACAGCAGCCTGGCTTCGCGCAAGGAACTGGCGCAAGAGCTGCATTTCACGGGTGACACCAATGATTCGGCCAGCATGAATATCTGGCTGCACCGCCAGGTGATGATCAAGCTGGCGGAAAACGGTGGCAAGGTACCGGACGAACTGAAGAACTAA